Below is a genomic region from Prunus persica cultivar Lovell chromosome G3, Prunus_persica_NCBIv2, whole genome shotgun sequence.
ggcaaataggtcatttgtgcctgacattcgccaggtgtcggacacacacagggtctggctcggattccaaagtggaatttggatcgggtcctgtcaatttACATTTGCATAACCATATTGTTCATGCCACTCAATGGAAAGTCAACAACTACAGCATTTACATTTGCATAACTATACTGTTCATGCCACTCAATGGAAGTCAACAACTACAGCATTTACATTTGCATAACTATACTGTTCATACCACTCAATGGAAGTCAACAACTACAGCAgcagtgaaaagaaaaacattgcATACCTCTATTTCCATTCTTTGCAGTAGCTCCTAAAAGAGTACCCTTGTACTTGTTTGTGATAAAAGTACCATCAATGAACAGCATAGGCCTACACCATAGAAAACCATCAATAGAGGCCTTAAAACATATAAAGATCCGCTGGAAACGAGAACCATCCTCGCCACAGTCAAGCACACAATGAGATCCGACATTGCTGGCCTTCAAAACATCCACATACCAAGGCAGGTGAGCATAAGACAACTCCTCATCACCATGTAAATCCTTAGTAGCCGACTCCTTCCTATACCATGCAACATGATAAGGGATATCCAATCCATAATTTTCCTTCAAATCAGTAATCAGCTCAATAGGCCTTACCAAAGGATTGCTACGAACTTTATCTTTGACAATTGAAGACACCAAACGAGACCCCATTGCCTTATTTCTCTTCTCACGGATCAAACTACTGCAACTGTGTACGttatttaaattcttaatATAAAAGAATCCATTTACATTAGACTTAACAACATGCACATGCCACTCACAGCCATTTGATTCCTTCTTAGCATACACGGCAGTAACATGAAGAGGCTCATTTTTCAAATACTTCATCCTAAAACCATTCTCAATCGTGTACTTAGCCAACTTATCACAGAATTCACAAACTCCACCCTCAAACTTCTGACCCTCATGAGTAATATAACCCTCCCAATCAGTAGACAAATACTTACGACCTCCACAACTACCATATTTGCCTAAATATTCATTTCCAAACTCACTACTAATACCATCAAAATCCATActcaaacaagaagaagaagctgcaCTTGAATCAACAATACTACCAGTTTGACTTGAATCTTTACATGTATCCTCATCTTGTGCAAAACTGTCATTGTTAGGAACAGCCTCCAACAAAAAAGGAGAAGCAATTATGTTCGTATGAACAGTTTGAACATGATTCACTACAGCCTTATCCCTAACATTTGCAATGTGAATTAATTGATCCTTCATCAGTCCACATACCATAAACATGATTTTCAAATCATCATCCTATTCCAATAAACAATTGGAGCAATCCGTAAAAGAGTACCTCAACTCAAAATCACCTAACTTAAGCTTAAACCTACTACACAACTCGTTGGACACCCAATCAAAAGTAGTAGTTGAAgacaaaataaacattaaagtTCCAGCACCATAGGTGCACTTCGCCACTCTTGAATCATCCatatctctacaaaaaataacaaacaaaacaaaaatgactACTAGCAATAACAGTGGATGCCGAGTGAATTATAGTCGACTCAAAAATCAATAGTgcataaacagaaaaaacaCGAATATACTCAGATTCAACTGAAAAAGCATACCTCAATTAATATGAAAACCAAATCGAATATCACAAAATTTTCACCACACCTCAAACCaaaacacaagagcaaatCCACAATCAAAACGAATCTGAAAttaatccaaatta
It encodes:
- the LOC109948013 gene encoding uncharacterized protein LOC109948013, which produces MFMVCGLMKDQLIHIANVRDKAVVNHVQTVHTNIIASPFLLEAVPNNDSFAQDEDTCKDSSQTGSIVDSSAASSSCLSMDFDGISSEFGNEYLGKYGSCGGRKYLSTDWEGYITHEGQKFEGGVCEFCDKLAKYTIENGFRMKYLKNEPLHVTAVYAKKESNGCEWHVHVVKSNVNGFFYIKNLNNVHSCSSLIREKRNKAMGSRLVSSIVKDKVRSNPLVRPIELITDLKENYGLDIPYHVAWYRKESATKDLHGDEELSYAHLPWYVDVLKASNVGSHCVLDCGEDGSRFQRIFICFKASIDGFLWCRPMLFIDGTFITNKYKGTLLGATAKNGNREVFPFAFGIVSGETVDNWRWFLQRISEVLVDEGRQLAFISDRHGAIIDAVRTVFPASAYGFCLYHLKENLKKKYPHSRYGEVSNALFESFNSWVKDVSRLPIYEMIDIVKVKMMEMISRRKLASEKWCSVLCPVIEDELKNLAAKGHHWRICHASESIFEIHADLSVMHAIQVIQHSGLCLYNFVNEYYKADFYRATYATPIFPIPDIEKPPTRDVFLLPPHTRKPPGRSPTKRFKSSSETKGQVKCKRCGCCDRHNKRTCKALI